CCGGGCCTGGGGCCAGCGCATCAGCGGCCACACCGAATCGTAAACACCGCGGAGCAGACTCCGCGGCTACAGCCCCTTTCAAGTTTTTCGAGGAATACATCATGAGCAACGTCGACCACGCCGAAATCGCCAAATTCGAAGCCCTGGCCCATCGCTGGTGGGACCGTGAAAGCGAGTTCAAACCGCTGCACGACATCAACCCGCTGCGCGTCAACTGGATTGACGAGCGAGTCAATCTGGCCGGCAAGAAAGTCCTCGACGTCGGTTGCGGCGGCGGCATCCTCAGCGAAGCCATGGCCCAGCGCGGCGCCACTGTCATGGGCATCGACATGGGCGAAGCGCCACTGGCGGTTGCGCAACTGCATCAGCTGGAGTCCGGGGTCAGCGTCGAATACCGGCAGATCACCGCCGAAGCCCTGGCTGAAGAAATGCCCGAGCAGTTCGACGTGGTCACTTGCCTGGAAATGCTGGAGCACGTACCGGACCCGTCCTCAGTGATCCGCGCCTGCTACCGCATGGTCAAGCCCGGCGGCCAGGTGTTCTTTTCGACCATCAACCGCAACCCGAAGGCGTACCTGTTCGCCATCATCGGCGCCGAATACATCATGAAGCTGCTGCCGCGCGGCACCCACGACTTCAAGAAATTCATCCGCCCGTCCGAGCTGGGCGCCTGGAGCCGCATCGCCGGCCTGACCGTCAAGGACATCATCGGCCTGACCTACAACCCGCTGACCAAGCACTACAAGCTGGCCAGCGACGTTGACGTCAACTACATGATCCAGACCCTGCGCGAGGAATAAGCCGATGGCCATCAGAGCAGTCCTTTTCGATATGGACGGCACCCTGCTCGACACCGCGCCGGACTTCATCGCCATCTGTCAGGCGATGCGCGCGGATCGCGGCTTGCCGCCGATGAACGACAAGCACATCCGCGACGAAATCTCCGGCGGCGCCAAAGCCATGGTCGCGGTGACGTTCTCGATGGACCCGGAATCGCCGGGCTTCGAGGAACTGCGTCAGGAATTCCTCGAGCGTTATCTGGCCGGTTGCGCGGTACACAGCAAGCTGTTCGACGGCATGGGCGAGCTGCTGGCCGACATCGAGCGGGCCAACCTGATCTGGGGCGTGGTCACCAACAAACCGGTGCGGTTCGCCGAGCCGATCATGCAACAGCTGGGGCTGGCCGAGCGCTCGGCGCTGCTGATCTGCCCGGATCACGTGAAGAACAGCAAGCCGGACCCGGAGCCGCTGATCCTCGCGTGCAAAATGCTTGATCTGGATCCGTCGACGGTTTTGTTTGTGGGCGATGATCTGCGCGATATCGAGTCGGGCCGTGATGCCGGCACCAAGACCTGCGCCGTGACCTACGGCTATATCCACCCGGACGACAACCCGCGGCACTGGGGCGCGGATGTGGTGGTGGATCATCCGCTGGAGTTGCGCAAGGTGCTCGACAGCGCGCTGTGCAGCTGCTGAAAACGGCCTTTGTGGCGAGGGGATTTATCCCCGATGGGTTGCGAAGCAGCCCCCGCAATCTTTCAGGTCGATTCGATATGCAGGTTTACGACTGCTTCGCAGCCGGTCGGGGATAAATTCCCTCACCACAAGGAAGCAGGTCTTCATGAATGGATTGTGAGGTTTTTATGTTCGATTACACCGCCCGTCCCGAATTGCTCAAGGATCGGGTCATTCTGGTCA
The Pseudomonas fluorescens genome window above contains:
- the ubiG gene encoding bifunctional 2-polyprenyl-6-hydroxyphenol methylase/3-demethylubiquinol 3-O-methyltransferase UbiG, which translates into the protein MSNVDHAEIAKFEALAHRWWDRESEFKPLHDINPLRVNWIDERVNLAGKKVLDVGCGGGILSEAMAQRGATVMGIDMGEAPLAVAQLHQLESGVSVEYRQITAEALAEEMPEQFDVVTCLEMLEHVPDPSSVIRACYRMVKPGGQVFFSTINRNPKAYLFAIIGAEYIMKLLPRGTHDFKKFIRPSELGAWSRIAGLTVKDIIGLTYNPLTKHYKLASDVDVNYMIQTLREE
- the mupP gene encoding N-acetylmuramic acid 6-phosphate phosphatase MupP, producing the protein MAIRAVLFDMDGTLLDTAPDFIAICQAMRADRGLPPMNDKHIRDEISGGAKAMVAVTFSMDPESPGFEELRQEFLERYLAGCAVHSKLFDGMGELLADIERANLIWGVVTNKPVRFAEPIMQQLGLAERSALLICPDHVKNSKPDPEPLILACKMLDLDPSTVLFVGDDLRDIESGRDAGTKTCAVTYGYIHPDDNPRHWGADVVVDHPLELRKVLDSALCSC